The DNA window TGGGTCAGAGGCATGACCTGTAATAACTAATAAGCTCACCTAACGCCATTACTTTCAGAAGCAAAAACTGTAAATCATTAGCATACTATTCTTCATCTGCCTTGTAATAAGCCTTCTGCTGGTGATCAAACAATGTGGTTCTTGTCGTCAAACTTGAAACTGTTCTGTCTCTAGGACTCTGTTCAGTTGCGATCGTCATTGAATTATCCTGCGCAATGACTTTACGTTGAACTCGATCCGGCATTCCAGCGCAATGACTTTACCCTCAACCTAAGAGCGTTTGAGGGTTACGGCAAGTTCACATCATTCCAGCGCATTTCTCATGTCATCTGCAAATATTGAAGGGAAGGATGGCATTGATGTGGCAAGCAAACGGGCTGCGGGCGGGCGCTACGAGCAGAACGCGGCTTTGCCTCGCCGCCTCACTCACGGGCCGTCAAGGCAGATGGAAGCAGACCATTTCTGTGAACAATATTGTACAGGaaaaaatttaattttttttctaAGCTCTGATCCTAATCGCTGGATGCAAGAGCGAGCGGGGCATCCATTCAGTCCTACGCTGATGGTCCATTTCACGACGAGAATCTCCTGACGATCAGAGAGTAGAGGAGCTCGTTCCACGCGTCCGGCACGCCGGGCAGGCACCAGTGGCTGCAGTCCGCcctctgccccgccgccggcgccctcgacggcggcgcgacgttgTACACCGACGGGTGGCCGTCCCTCCTCTGCGCCGTCATCAGGGTGACGTTCAGCACCTGCAGCTCCGCCGCGGCGTGCAGCTGCTTCTTCTTCGGCGCCTCAAAGGCCGGGTTCAGAACGCCCGGCCACCGGTGCAGCGCGATCCTCGAAGCGTTCAGCTCCGGCAGCGTCGCCGCGGCACACCCTCCTCCAGCACCGTCCGTAACCCTGTTGGGCATCGATAGAACTTGGCCGGATGTCACAATCTCCAAATTGGTCGAACAAATTAAAGTTTGCTGCCTTGTCAGCGGTTGGTGTCGTGCAGAAGCTGCTGACCTTACGTGTGCCGGCGAGTACGTCCGGAGAACCGCCAGTGTCTTCGCGGCGTTCACTTCCTTCCGGACCCATTTCTGCAGTGTGCCCATCGCTCTTTGGTAGGCGTCCTCCACGCTCATGTTCAGCCGCAGCTTCTTGCCGTCCTGGAAGTAGCATCCTCTTTACAGCACAGGAAACAACGTGTATGAAATGTCTGGTAGTACACAAGTTATTTTTTCGCGTGCATGAGCGAAAAACAGTTTTTTTCCTAAGAGGTCTAGTACAAAAGTTTGATATGGAAAATTATGGATTGATTTACATGTACACTAATGATGAATGGGTGGTTGCCCCTTTTTTTGGTATGAAACCTATGATTTCATTGCATAAATTAAACAGCTAAGTTTTGAAGACATTAACTGTGTTATTAATGGTTTCCTATTACCTGCATATATCCATTAATTGGAATGGGGTATATATAATGATTTATATTATACACAaaagataaatagaataattaaAAGTGGAGGTCAATCACAATTCTTGCGAGGTGTCTAGCGACATAAGATCTACTAGatgagtaattttgaaaataATTTGTGCAATTATATATGTGGGCAATTCATGGTTTCAATTCAACTACGTTTGTGTGGTAAATAGAAACGAAATGATTGCAATTTTGTAGACGGAAGGAATGCAGTTTAGACCGTGACAGTACTTACAGTCGCTGCAGCCTTTCCTGGTTCCACCAGTGGCCCGTGTTGAACACCAGGATGTCCGCGTCCTTCCACCGGGCAGCCCTGGAATCCATGGCGCCCAACTGGAGCGTGGCGCCGACGCGCttcggcgagcggcgcggcgggcggctgcgcCGGACCAGGTACGGCGACCGGTAGTGCTCCACGGTGCAGTTGTGGTCCCGGAACCGGAAGGAGAGGAAGCCCTTGTGCTTGGTGATGGGGCTCCCGTTCTCCTCGTATATGGCGCCCTCCTCGGCGACGGCCGAGGCGAGCATGCACAGCATGGACTCCCACTGGTTCCGGCCGATCGAGTCGCCGACGAACACCAGCCGGCGGTTCCGGAGGATCTCGAGCAGCCTCGCGGCGTCGAACCTTGGCAGCGTGCAGCGCGTCGGCTGCCACCTCCACTTGGCGTACTCACCGTCCGGCCGGCCGTTCTCGCTGCACCGGAACCCCACGTCGACGAACGGGCACCGCCCGGGCTCGTACAGCGCGTGGCGGCGCCGCTCGTCGTCGTCGGCATCGCGCACCCACTCCCCGTCCACGGACATGCTGCGGAGCAGGTCGTCATCGTCGCTGCAGTACCTgctgccgtcgccgtcgccgccgccgtcgtccccaCCCGCGCCGTGAACGACGACTGAAGCGCCGCTCGTGGTCGTGGTCGTGGTCGCGGTCGCGGCCCTGACGAGCGCGCCGACCTCCCGGCCGGTGAGACTCGCTGCGCTGAGCcccgaggaggcggcggcgacgagcagcgagagggaggagaggagcACGCAGGCGCCCCACAGCGCGATCTGCTggtcgccgccgccctgcgGCTTGTtcgccctcctccgcgcgcTCGCCATCTCCATCTCCCCCCACCTTGCCGCAGGCCTTCACCGGCGGCAGTGGGGTGCCATGGCAGATGGCACGCGGCGCAAACAAGGCAGGAGACGAACACTTTCCTTCGTCCTCGTTGTTTCCGTTCTTGTGTCTGAGGGGCGGCTGTTTTGTTCCCTCGTCCTTGGACCGGGGGAAGAACCGGCGGCGGATTGGTGCGTCAAAAATCCACTCCGGTGAGCCCGAGGgaagacggcgacggcgacgtgtGCGCTTTAAAAGTATGGTGCAGTTGCATACTTGGCCGTCCGGCTTGGAACCGCTGCAAGGCGCCGGCACTTGGCAGCGTCCTGCCTGCTGCTCCGCTGCTCCGCGcacaaggaaaaagaaaaaaaaagaaaaagggctAAGTGCAACATGTAGTGCACTGGGAATCCAGGAATTTTTGCATTCGAGTTTGGATTGCTAACCCCGCTTACCATGAGGTGTAGGAGAGACCGTGGATGCAGGTTTATCATCACGTTTAGTTTCGTTCGCGCGAGCGATGTGGGATAAGTCTCAAAGCAATTGCCGAAATTCTCAAGGGTTGTCGCAGCATTGGGCCTTAGAGATAACGGGCCGGCCCATATGGTATTGGCCAACTGCGTGCATGATTTCATATTGTTCTGTTCGGCCCATGGACGATGACAGTTCCCAGGAAGGGACCCAGCCCGTTAGCCCAACAAAAGGATTGGATTGTTGGCAGTATCCACTTGAGCGTTATTGCAGCCTGATCTTGGCACAcgatttctttctttctttctttctttttctgaaGAAGAGAAGCTTGGCACCCTTAACACTGCAGCCATAGGTACACTAACTCTGATTCGCAAGTAGTAAATTCCCTTCATGTATATTTTTTCTAAGAAAATTAAAGTTACTTTCGGGTTAACTGTATTTGTTTGCAGCACATCTTCATAGTTCACGGTAACTTTAGGTACATTACATACACACCTTATCATTCCTCACAACTAAAACTATTTCATGACCAGTCAGTTAAATGATACCGCTTTCAGATCGGTAATACAAACGAGACTATTTCAGGTCGCCATCGATGCAATAGGTATACCACTGAAAGGACCGGAATCTCTGACAAAAAAAACTGAAGCTACTCATACATGTTCCAAGAACCTGCAGAAGATACAAGCTGGCTACATAATACACATACATGTTTCAAGAACGTGCAGAAGATACTCGTATTAGCTAGGGCATCACCAACTCAGGGTACGAGTTCTGGCCCGCAGCCTCAACGCCGAGCCATTCATGCACgatcctagctagctagctaccacGGCAACCAGCCTTGGAACCGCTCCTCCACCGGCTCCGGGCCCCCACCTCCGATGGCGCCGATAGGACGCGGGTGCTCCTTCGCCGCAGCTGCAGGCAGGCCGCTCTCCGGCTCCAAGCCTGCGCATGGGTCGTCGGCGATCGCGATCACGTTCTTGACGACGGCGACACTCCACATCGGCTTGCAAGGCGGCCGGGGGCAGAACACCACGGGGCACGCGAACGTGTCTACCAGAGCCTGGACTCGCACGCCGCCGCTGGCGACGCGCGGGTCGGCGCACGCCGCGGCCACGTACGCGCAGATCtccccgccggcggcgaccaCGGCGCCGCGGTCGAACGGGTGGGCGACGAGCGGGAGCACATCTTCAGCGAGCGCCCGGTCGACGCGGTCGGGCTTGCGCAGACTGAGCGCGGGCCGCCTCCGGAGGGCGATGTCGTCCGCGATCTTCTGGACGACCCGGGTGCCGCGTGGGCCCGGTACGGGGAAGTGCCTCCTGATGACGCTGACGTCCGCCGTCAGCGCCGGGGGCGGCCCCGCAGCCGAGCCTCCTCGGCGTCTGCTGCGGCGGGCTGAAGACGAAGGCGGCTGAGGGAAGAAAGAAGCGGCGAGGTGGAGGCGGCTGGCAAGACGAACAGCGGGAACGCCGGCAACGCGCGACGCGGCTGCCATGGATGGCGTGGTCTTGCTTGCAATTCGCACGTTCTCCATCCGGCGCTTTGGAACGAGCGGTGCGACTGGATATTTAAAGGCGGGGCGCGGTGGGATGCAATGCACGGGGCTCTTCTTGTCCGGGTCGGCTATCCGCTTCCGATACGAAATCAAAGAGCACGCGCTCAGTCGGATTGAGGAACTGGAGCGCGAAGAACCTCTCGCGCGCATGTCGGACTCGGAGACGGAGCTGCGCGGGAACGGGTAACTTGCGTTACTGCGAGTTGATTAGTCGCAGAAGCTCCGGCCTCTCTCCTTATCTTCTTCCTCCGCCCCTCGTCCACAGCCACGGCCggtggctgccgccgccgcgccgcccactCACCCAGCACTTACCGCCGTGTCACCGCAGATCCGGCCTTCTTTTTGTCCCCGCCGTCACCTACCGCCCACCGGAGGTCCAATCCTGCCCGGCTGGCGGCGCTCCTGCACCGCCTCACCTCCGCCACCGGCCaaaccgccaccaccgccatgccgccgccgccgcctccgaaGTTCCTCTTCTATAGCCGCCGGCTATGGAAGCGACCCCCAACCTTGAATATAAGAAATCCTAAAACTGCAGTCTCGACTACCACCCTAGCCAGCGGCGACCTTGCCACCGGCCGCTCCCCCATCTTCCACCTCTTGCTGGTGGCCGCTCCCATCGGAACCCTAACCCAGCAACCCCGCAACCCTAACTCGGAGGCGCGGCGAGAAGCGACGGCTGCGGAAGCTTCAGTGGGCCACCGGTGGGCCTTCTGCGACTGGTCCGGTCGCTGTAGCGCGCCTGACCCTAACATTTCCGAGCTGGGCAGCGGGGCAGAACCGCCCAAGCGCAGAAGAGAAAGAAATAAAATTGGTAAGGGAAGCCGTGCGTGCGCTGCGCCTTGGGCTCAAAGAAAAAACAGATCTTGGGCTTCTTCCGGCCCCGTCGACCCCAAGCCCAACTTAACCGGCCCGCAAAGGTAATGTCGCCCATGGGAATTCGCCTTGATGACCGCCGGTTCTCCCCTTCACGAATTCCGGCCCACTAATACTGGGATGCCGCCACGCGCCAATCTGCTGTCAGTTGCCACGAGCCCACGACGGCATTCTTCCACAGTAAAGTCGGGCAGGTTTGACTAAAGTTGTATTAAAAAAACCAAAAAAAATGCTGACTCAGGTACAGCTAATGCATGTCATAACACACTGTTTGACTCGAGGCCGATCTTTCTTGCCTTTATTATCACAGTTCACACAAAAGAAGTGGCGCACTGCAAGTGCAATGCAGTGCGCCAAACTCATCGAACTACACAAGCTAATGAAGGCCAACAGTTTTCCGCCAAGAGTTGGGCTAATTATCGTCGGAGACCGACAGGTACTAGCACACGTGTGCGACGTATCCCGATTGTACGAAGCGTATGTATTCACCTGGAACTTTCTCTATTCTCGCAATTCTCTATTCAGCTCTATGTTTAATAAGTTAATTCAGACATCGAGAGCACACAAGTCCACCTGAGAAGCTCGTCA is part of the Panicum hallii strain FIL2 chromosome 2, PHallii_v3.1, whole genome shotgun sequence genome and encodes:
- the LOC112881344 gene encoding protein trichome birefringence-like 11 encodes the protein MEMASARRRANKPQGGGDQQIALWGACVLLSSLSLLVAAASSGLSAASLTGREVGALVRAATATTTTTTSGASVVVHGAGGDDGGGDGDGSRYCSDDDDLLRSMSVDGEWVRDADDDERRRHALYEPGRCPFVDVGFRCSENGRPDGEYAKWRWQPTRCTLPRFDAARLLEILRNRRLVFVGDSIGRNQWESMLCMLASAVAEEGAIYEENGSPITKHKGFLSFRFRDHNCTVEHYRSPYLVRRSRPPRRSPKRVGATLQLGAMDSRAARWKDADILVFNTGHWWNQERLQRLGCYFQDGKKLRLNMSVEDAYQRAMGTLQKWVRKEVNAAKTLAVLRTYSPAHVRVTDGAGGGCAAATLPELNASRIALHRWPGVLNPAFEAPKKKQLHAAAELQVLNVTLMTAQRRDGHPSVYNVAPPSRAPAAGQRADCSHWCLPGVPDAWNELLYSLIVRRFSS